One Polaribacter sp. KT25b DNA segment encodes these proteins:
- a CDS encoding DUF6686 family protein: protein MCQNSKIISSVKNGELAVCYGCKNYALTFNNVYFQFDKNQLLEFRKYIANIDVNYWQNYYASTTKKRKIPVTTLHQNLILIFSLEEIEDLKKLLLLKKTSDNDFISLEQINYAFILN from the coding sequence ATGTGTCAGAATTCTAAAATAATATCAAGTGTAAAAAATGGAGAACTTGCAGTTTGCTATGGTTGTAAAAATTATGCATTAACGTTTAATAATGTCTATTTTCAATTTGATAAAAATCAACTTTTAGAATTCAGAAAATATATTGCAAATATAGATGTAAATTACTGGCAAAATTATTATGCATCAACCACTAAAAAAAGAAAAATCCCTGTAACAACATTACATCAAAATTTAATTTTGATTTTTAGTTTAGAAGAAATTGAAGATTTAAAAAAACTCTTATTATTAAAAAAAACTTCAGACAACGATTTTATATCTTTAGAGCAAATCAACTATGCTTTTATTTTAAATTAA
- a CDS encoding DUF2271 domain-containing protein: MKTKKTILITSAFLILISTLFSFKKFSESSPYKCMIQMKNYTGEGAYVVVSLLNPKGEYEKTLYVQGDDDEWYFDITEWWTFQGKKRADIDAITGATISGGQRTISVIRIDNDKLNKGYKIRFETAVEDQEYHKDDVEFDLTSENVKSKIEGKGFIRYVRMMPQ, encoded by the coding sequence ATGAAAACTAAAAAAACAATACTTATAACTTCCGCTTTTTTAATATTGATTTCAACATTGTTCAGCTTTAAAAAATTTAGCGAAAGTTCTCCTTACAAATGTATGATTCAAATGAAAAATTATACTGGTGAAGGCGCTTATGTAGTAGTCTCATTATTAAACCCAAAAGGAGAATATGAAAAAACATTATACGTGCAAGGAGATGATGATGAATGGTATTTTGACATTACAGAATGGTGGACTTTTCAAGGAAAAAAAAGAGCTGATATTGATGCAATTACTGGTGCAACTATAAGCGGAGGGCAAAGAACAATTAGTGTTATCAGAATAGATAATGACAAGCTTAATAAAGGATATAAAATCCGTTTTGAAACTGCTGTAGAAGACCAAGAATATCATAAAGATGATGTAGAATTTGATTTAACTTCAGAAAATGTGAAATCTAAAATTGAAGGAAAAGGGTTTATTCGTTATGTAAGAATGATGCCACAATAA
- a CDS encoding leucine-rich repeat domain-containing protein → MRKIYFIYVLFALICNTAFAQFKDGGINYEIVSNITMTAQVGSNNELTGDIVIPETVTDGTNTYTVVSLKGWAFAQGEAAVSSITSISLPNTVASISNDAFANNTLLTSVSLGEGLTYIGVGAFYKAGLKSISIPNSVTTIDNVAFFANIALEEINFGSSLTSVGSQAFAYCNPLSSVSSSAITPPSLNANSFEGLVLANINLSVPSESVSTYSSSSNWQGFNIGVLNTNVFEKEYLITVYPNPVFKELRINIPQNIVLKSIKIYDIKGRLILVEDSNKIDVQNLSKGQYFTLIETNKGKSIKRFIKS, encoded by the coding sequence ATGAGAAAAATTTATTTTATTTATGTGTTATTCGCACTAATTTGTAACACAGCTTTCGCCCAATTTAAAGATGGTGGAATTAATTACGAAATAGTAAGCAATATTACAATGACTGCCCAAGTAGGTAGTAATAACGAATTAACAGGAGATATTGTAATTCCTGAAACAGTAACAGACGGAACAAATACCTACACTGTTGTTTCTTTAAAAGGATGGGCTTTTGCTCAAGGTGAAGCAGCAGTATCTTCTATAACAAGTATTTCTTTGCCAAATACAGTTGCAAGTATTTCTAATGATGCTTTTGCAAACAATACCTTATTAACTTCTGTAAGTCTTGGAGAAGGTTTAACTTATATTGGAGTAGGTGCATTTTACAAAGCTGGGTTAAAAAGCATAAGTATTCCCAACTCTGTAACTACCATAGATAATGTAGCTTTTTTTGCAAATATAGCTTTAGAAGAAATTAATTTTGGAAGTAGTTTAACTTCTGTAGGAAGTCAAGCATTTGCTTATTGTAACCCATTGTCTAGTGTAAGCAGTTCTGCAATTACACCACCATCTTTAAATGCAAATTCATTTGAAGGTTTAGTATTAGCTAATATTAATTTATCTGTACCAAGTGAAAGCGTATCAACATATTCAAGTTCATCAAACTGGCAAGGCTTTAATATTGGAGTGTTAAATACAAATGTTTTTGAAAAAGAATATTTAATTACAGTTTACCCTAACCCTGTATTTAAAGAACTTCGAATTAATATACCACAAAATATAGTTTTGAAAAGTATCAAAATTTACGATATTAAGGGGCGATTAATTTTAGTTGAAGATAGCAACAAAATAGATGTTCAAAATTTATCAAAAGGACAATATTTTACACTCATAGAAACGAATAAGGGTAAATCTATCAAAAGATTTATAAAAAGTTAA
- a CDS encoding ankyrin repeat domain-containing protein, giving the protein MIKSIKITLLLLLISFSVSAQKNNIFHDRSFWKTNPSITIIDQKIDEGNDLTALNINAFDGTMYAILEKTDNKTIKYLLSKKGNGVNKLTHDGRTYIFWAAYKGNVEIMKHLIAKGAQTDVIDTHGNTYMNFAASTGQLKKEVYEYAFKVGADITKEKNHDDANALLLIASHLKDDKLVDYFISKGATLNDKDINDNGLFEYAAKGGNIQFLKILLNREVNKGKNAMIFAANGSRRSQNKLETYLFLEKNGIKPNIVDANNRNPLHYIARNNKDLASFKYFINKGVSINLQDKDGNSPFINAASNNSLEIVTFLSKYVKDINLKNKNGVSALTNSVNRNSVDVIEFLLKNKADINTIDKEGNTLSYYLIRNFSTKKPEVFEQKLILLEKNGLVINQLQNKGNTLLHIATSENNLALLQRLSSFNIDVNTKNEDGLSALQIAVMKAKNTEIIKYLISIGADINVKTDYDETLFDLASENELLKKQDINFLK; this is encoded by the coding sequence ATATTTTCCATGATAGAAGTTTTTGGAAAACAAATCCTAGTATTACAATTATAGATCAAAAAATTGATGAAGGCAATGATCTTACTGCCTTAAACATCAATGCTTTTGATGGTACTATGTATGCTATTTTAGAGAAAACAGACAATAAAACCATTAAATATCTTTTATCAAAAAAAGGAAATGGAGTAAATAAACTAACACACGATGGTAGAACGTATATCTTTTGGGCAGCATACAAAGGCAATGTAGAAATCATGAAACACTTAATTGCCAAAGGAGCACAAACAGATGTAATTGATACTCATGGTAATACTTATATGAATTTTGCAGCTTCTACTGGTCAATTAAAAAAAGAAGTATATGAATATGCTTTTAAAGTTGGCGCAGATATTACAAAAGAAAAAAATCATGATGATGCTAATGCGCTTTTGTTGATTGCTTCACATTTAAAAGATGATAAATTAGTAGATTATTTTATATCAAAAGGTGCTACTTTAAATGATAAAGATATTAACGATAATGGACTTTTTGAATATGCTGCAAAAGGAGGTAATATTCAATTCTTAAAAATACTTTTAAATAGAGAAGTTAATAAAGGAAAAAATGCAATGATTTTTGCGGCAAATGGATCTAGAAGAAGCCAAAACAAATTAGAAACATATCTGTTTTTAGAAAAAAATGGAATAAAACCAAATATTGTAGATGCAAATAATAGAAATCCATTACATTATATAGCAAGAAACAATAAAGATCTTGCAAGTTTTAAATACTTTATTAATAAAGGTGTTTCTATTAATTTACAAGACAAAGATGGTAATTCGCCATTTATAAATGCTGCAAGTAATAACTCTTTAGAAATTGTAACATTTTTATCTAAATATGTAAAAGACATCAACCTAAAAAATAAAAATGGAGTTTCTGCTTTAACAAATTCAGTAAATAGAAATTCGGTTGATGTAATTGAATTTTTATTAAAGAATAAAGCAGATATTAATACAATTGATAAGGAAGGAAATACACTTTCATATTATTTGATTCGTAATTTTAGTACTAAGAAACCTGAAGTATTTGAACAAAAATTAATCCTTTTAGAAAAAAATGGACTAGTTATAAATCAACTTCAAAATAAAGGAAATACTTTATTACACATTGCAACAAGCGAAAATAATTTGGCTTTATTACAAAGATTATCGAGCTTTAATATTGATGTAAACACAAAAAATGAAGACGGTTTATCTGCTTTACAAATTGCTGTAATGAAAGCAAAAAACACAGAAATTATTAAATATTTAATAAGTATTGGAGCAGATATAAATGTAAAAACAGATTATGATGAAACTCTTTTTGATTTAGCATCAGAAAATGAATTGTTAAAAAAACAAGATATCAACTTTTTAAAATAA
- a CDS encoding PepSY domain-containing protein yields the protein MTISIWRYSHLTLAISSVLFIIIASITGIILAFEPISEKLNPYNIVSIDAVSVSETLSVLNEKYDEIITLEIDENNFVSANVVLKDGKSDTFYINPKTGEKISEILEKKPIFEFATNLHRSLFLKSTGRFIIGFVSFLLFLISATGVILIAKRQGGFSKFFSKIIKEDFNQYYHIIIGRYTLIPIVIITITGVYLSLEKFSLLPKDTSSHQNITQKKNASNINLADFEFFKSTKLDEVKKIEFPFSKDEEDYFFVKLANKEVAIQQFTGQIVSQKKEPLVAFGSYYSLLLHTGKGSILWSIVLLLACFAILFFVFSGFSMSLKRKKNKFEIKNKFHKDEVEFIILVGSETGSTFNFANAFYNALLIAGKSVYLSDLNQYTTYEKAENIIIFAATYGEGEAPVNATKFIKLIEKTYQKRILKLSVIGFGSKSYKEYCKFAILVQASLQLHQKFVPILPLFKINNQSFVDFENWLKEWSSFYKLNLLINQEDLDKKNFKEQIFTVINKPEINIDDTFLIELKPSKKIKFESGDLLSITPKGETRSRLYSIAKIDNTILLSIKKHEFGLCSNNLNNLNKKDIVVANIQKNENFHFPKKAKGVILIANGTGIAPFLGMINEKKSKGKVHLFWGGRTKKSLEIYKNYINTSLENKALTSFNAAFSQEQKEKFYVQDLLKNHSDLIANTLKSGGEILICGSLSMQKGVTELLSNITENSLKKSLKAFKENYQIKTDCY from the coding sequence ATGACAATTTCTATTTGGAGATATAGTCACTTAACGTTGGCTATATCTTCTGTTTTATTTATTATAATTGCTTCTATTACAGGAATTATTTTAGCTTTTGAGCCTATTTCTGAAAAGCTAAATCCATATAATATTGTTTCTATTGATGCTGTTTCTGTTTCTGAAACACTATCTGTTTTGAACGAAAAATATGATGAAATAATTACTTTAGAAATTGACGAAAATAATTTTGTTTCCGCAAATGTTGTTTTAAAAGATGGTAAAAGTGATACTTTTTATATCAACCCAAAAACAGGAGAAAAAATCAGTGAAATTTTAGAAAAGAAGCCCATTTTTGAATTTGCAACCAACTTGCATCGTTCTTTATTTTTAAAATCTACGGGAAGATTTATTATTGGTTTTGTTTCTTTTTTACTTTTTTTAATTAGTGCAACTGGCGTTATTTTAATAGCGAAAAGACAAGGTGGATTTTCTAAGTTCTTTTCTAAAATTATTAAAGAAGATTTTAATCAATATTATCATATAATTATTGGTAGATACACTTTAATTCCTATTGTAATTATAACAATAACAGGTGTTTATTTGTCTTTAGAAAAATTTTCTTTATTACCAAAAGACACTTCTTCTCATCAAAATATTACTCAGAAAAAAAATGCTTCAAATATTAATTTAGCTGATTTTGAGTTTTTTAAATCAACTAAATTAGATGAAGTTAAGAAAATAGAATTTCCATTTTCTAAAGATGAAGAAGATTATTTCTTTGTAAAACTTGCGAATAAAGAAGTTGCAATTCAACAATTTACAGGGCAAATTGTAAGTCAGAAAAAAGAACCTTTAGTTGCTTTTGGTTCATATTATAGCTTATTGCTTCATACAGGTAAAGGATCTATTTTATGGTCTATTGTTTTATTATTAGCTTGTTTTGCTATTCTATTTTTTGTTTTCTCTGGATTTTCTATGTCTTTAAAAAGGAAAAAAAATAAATTCGAAATTAAAAACAAGTTTCATAAAGATGAAGTAGAGTTTATCATTTTGGTAGGTTCAGAAACAGGTAGCACTTTTAATTTTGCAAATGCATTTTATAACGCATTATTAATTGCTGGTAAAAGCGTTTATTTATCAGATTTAAACCAATACACTACTTACGAAAAAGCAGAAAACATCATCATATTCGCAGCAACTTACGGAGAAGGTGAAGCGCCTGTAAATGCTACTAAATTTATTAAATTAATTGAAAAAACATATCAGAAAAGGATACTAAAACTCTCTGTAATTGGCTTTGGATCAAAATCATATAAAGAATATTGTAAGTTCGCCATTTTAGTGCAAGCTAGTTTACAACTACATCAAAAATTTGTGCCAATATTACCTCTTTTTAAAATTAATAATCAATCATTTGTGGATTTTGAAAATTGGCTAAAAGAATGGAGTTCTTTTTACAAATTAAATTTACTTATTAATCAAGAAGATTTAGACAAAAAAAATTTTAAAGAACAAATTTTTACAGTTATCAATAAACCTGAAATAAATATTGATGATACTTTTTTAATTGAACTAAAACCATCAAAAAAAATAAAATTTGAGTCTGGAGATCTGCTTTCTATTACTCCTAAAGGAGAGACTAGGAGTCGTTTATATTCTATTGCAAAAATTGATAACACAATTTTATTAAGCATAAAAAAACACGAATTTGGCCTTTGTTCTAACAATTTAAACAATCTAAACAAGAAAGATATAGTTGTAGCTAATATTCAAAAAAATGAAAACTTTCATTTTCCCAAAAAAGCAAAAGGAGTAATTTTAATTGCCAACGGAACTGGAATTGCTCCTTTTTTAGGAATGATAAATGAGAAAAAATCAAAAGGAAAAGTTCATTTATTTTGGGGAGGAAGAACAAAAAAATCATTAGAAATTTATAAAAATTACATAAATACTTCTTTAGAAAATAAAGCTTTAACATCTTTTAATGCTGCTTTTTCTCAAGAACAAAAAGAGAAGTTTTATGTACAAGATCTTTTAAAAAATCATTCTGATTTAATAGCAAACACTTTAAAATCTGGAGGCGAAATTTTAATTTGTGGGTCTTTGTCTATGCAAAAAGGAGTTACTGAATTATTAAGTAATATTACAGAAAATTCTTTAAAAAAATCGTTAAAAGCTTTTAAAGAGAATTATCAAATTAAAACAGATTGTTACTAA